In Hydrogenispora ethanolica, the genomic window AAGAGGGCTCCGTCGCCAACCGCAATACCATCAATATTGTCAAGGGTTCCAAGAATGTCGACCTGGCGTACAAATTCATCGACTGGTGGCTGAGCGAGAAGGTGCAGCGGGCCAACGCCCTGGATAAACTGGATTCGCCGGTCAACAAGAAGGTGGTGCTGACCGAGGAGGAAGCGGTGGGCCTGACCTACGGCGCCAAAGTCTTCAAGAAGATGAAGGCCTTGGATTTCAGCTATATCAACGGCGTGATGCCCAAATGGATTCAACGCTGGAACGAGGAGATCGCCGACTGAAGCCTCCCGTTCCCGCCGGAACGGCCAGGCGCGGCTCCGGGACGGCTCCTCTAGTTTCTTCCCCAGTCGTGAGGGAGGGGAGGATCGGCCTGAGACCGCCTGACCGTGATACCCAATTGAATTGGCAACAAAACGAAAAGACTCCCGCAGCGCGCTGCGGGAGTTTCGCCGGTAGCCGGCCGCGGCCTTTGGTCCGGACCGGAGCGGCTGCCCGGCAAAAGGAGATGAAGCTTTGGAAACGATGGACCTGCTGATCCAAGGCGGCCAAGTATTCAATTCCTACCGGAAACGTTTCGGCGCGGCGGACATCGTCATCGACGCCGGCCGGATCGTCTTCGTGGGCGACGCCGGGCCGTTGGGCCTGGAATACCGGCATACCGTCGCCGCCGCCGGCAAAACGATCGTTCCCGGCCTTATCGACATTCACATGCATATCGAGAGCTCGATGGCCACGCCGCGGGCCTTTGCCGCGGCCATCATCGGACACGGCGTGACCACCATCGTCGCCGAACCGCACGAGATGGCCAACGTCTTCGGCCTCGCCGGAGTGCGGGCGATGCTCGCGGCCGGGAAGGGCGCGGCGGTGGATATCTTTTGCGCCGCGCCGAGCTCGGTGCCGTCGACGGCGCCGGAGTTTGAAACCACCGGCGGGACTATCGGCCAAACCGAACTGGCCGAGCTGCTGGCGGACGAGCGGGTGATCTGCCTCGGCGAGGTCATGAATTGTTATGACATCATTCACGGCACGGAGACCAAGACCCAGCGGCTGCTGGAGTTCTTCCGGAAAAACCGCCCCGGCCTGCCCATCGAGGGCCATTGCGCCAAGGTGGCCGGGATGGGGCTGGCCAAGGTGCTGGCGGCCGGGGTCGGCTCCGATCATACCCAACAGACTGTGGCCAGCCTGGCGGAGAAGATTGCGGCCGGAATGTTCATCGAGATCCAGGAGAAGTCATTGACCCCCGAAATCGTGACCTATCTTGTCGCCAACCAGCTCTATGAGCATATCGCGCTGGTGACCGACGACGTGATGGCCGACAAGTTGGTCCGCGAGGGCCATCTGGACCGGCTGATCCGCAAGGCGGTCGCCCTGGGCATGCCACTGGAGGAAGCCCTCTACTGCGCAACCTATACCCCGGCCCGCCGGATGAACCGGAACGACCGCGGCAGCATCGCGCCGGGCAAGATCGCCGATCTGGTCATCCTGGCCGACCGGGAGACTTTTACCATCGAAAGCGTCTATAAGAACGGCGTGGCGGTGTACGGGGCGGGGGATCCGATCCGGACGGCCGTCCCGGAACCGCCCGCGCCGTTTCCCGAGAGCTTTTACCGGAGTATCCGGCGGGGGCCGATCAGCGCCGCCGACTTGCGGATCCCGGCCCCCAGCGCCGCCGGGACGGTCTCATGCCGGGTGATCGGAGTCCGGGACGGCACGACGGCGACCGATGAGATCATCGCCGCGGTGGGGGTACGTGACGGCTACCTGGATTGGGAGCATTCCCCGTACTGCCTGATCGCGGTCTTCGAGCGTTATGGCAAAGACAATGCCATCGGACTGGGCCTGGTTACCGGCGACACCATCCAAAGGGGTGCGGTGGCGACCTCCTACGCCCACGATCACCATAATATCCTGGCGGTGGGCCAGAACCCGGCCGACCTGGTCCGGGCGGTCAATGCGGTCATTGGCAGCCAGGGCGGTTATTACGCGGTGGAGGACGGCCGGGTGCTGGCTGGAATCGAGCTGCCCATCGGCGGCATCCTCTCCGGGAAAGACATGGAAAGCATCGGCCGGGAGCTGGCGGCGGTGACCGCGGCCCTGCGCCATTTGGGATACCGGCACGTTAATCCGGTGATGTCGCTCAGCACCAACAGTCTCCCGGTCAGTCCGCTGTTGAAAATCACCGACCGGGGACTGATCCGGTTCGACCAACGAAAACTCGTCAATCTTTTTGTGGAGGAATTCTAAGTGACTTACGATCCTACGTTGCAAAAACATATCCGCTGCCGCCAGGGGGATGTCGCGGAGTACGTCATGATCCCGGGCGATCCGGCCCGGGCCCGGCGCATCGCCGAGCAGTTCGACAGTTTTGAGAAAGTGTCCGAAAACCGCGAATATGTGGTCTACACCGGGGTCAAGGACGGCGTCCGGCTCAGCGTCTGTTCCACCGGGATCGGCGGGCCTTCGACGGCCATCGCCATCGAGGAGTTGGCCCGGATCGGCGCCCATACCTTCATCCGGGTCGGGTCGGCCGGCGGCCGCAAGGAGAACATCCCGGTCGGCAGTGTGGTGGTGGTGAATGCCGCCATCAAGGGCGACGGCACCAGCAATGCCTACCTGCCCGGGATCTATCCGGCGGTGGCCACGGTCCAGGTTACCCAAGCCTTGCTGGAGGCGGCCCGGGAAACCTTGAATGGCGAGCCCTGCTTCACGGGGGTCAGTTTCACGCGGGACGCCTATTATGTCCAGAACCGCGAATTGAATGAGACCTTTAAGGAGACCGAGGCGGCGGTCTCGGAGATGGAATGCGCCACCGTCTTTACGGTGGGGGCCCTGCGCGGCCTGCGGACCGGCGCCGTGGTCGGGACCGACTCCAACATTTTTCTGGCGAAACAACTGACCTTGGAAGAGAAAGACGCGTTGTACCAAAAGGCCGAGCGGAAGACGATCGCCATCGCCATCGCCGCCCTGCTGCGGCTGGCCCGGGCCGGCCGGGACTGAAAAGAAGCAGCGGCGGGATAAACGCCGTAGTCCGTTGCGAGACGAACCTCCCATTTTGTGATCGCAAGAACAATCATTTACTTCATTATTGAAAAATGTTACATTAATTTAAGAAGGTCACAAGGCTGCGACGCGGATTTGCGCGAAAAAGAGCCGCAAGCCAATCCAATCAAAGGGAGGTTTATCATGACAATCGAACTACGGAAAGAATTCGCTTATTCCCTGGTCGTTCCCACCAGCATGGGAGTACGCCTCACTCCGGCCAACGGCCAACCGGTCCACTGCAGCGAGGCGTTTACGATGTACGTCACCAGCGCCGAGACCAATGTGGCGAGCATCTCGTCCTACCTTGGACTGCCCGTGAAAGTATTGACCACCTTTGTCAAGGATAGCCCGATTGCCCAGATGATCAAGAACAACCTGGCCAGCCGGCATATGGCTTACGAGGGCAAGGAAGTCCCGCAGGGCGGTCCCTGGGGCTACCGCCACCAGTTCAACATCGCCGATTGCGGCTATGGCTCCCGCGGCCCGCGCGTTCAGAACGACCGCGCCGGCGAGGTCGGCCGAACGCTCAATGTCAAGGATTTCGACCTGGACCGGCTCTTTGGCCGGGAAGGCGTGCAGATACTACATTTGTCGGGACTGATCGGAGCGCTGTCGCCCGAGACCAGCACTTTCTGCCTGGAATTGGCCCGCGCGGCCAAGCAGTACGGCACCCGGATCTCGTTTGACCTGAATTACCGGGCTTCGTTCTGGAAAGGCCGCGAGCAGGAACTGCGCGCCATCTTTACCGAAATCGCCGGCATCTCCGACATTCTGGTCGGAAACGAAGAAGATTTTCAGCTTTGCCTGGGCATTGAGGGACCGGAAGCCGGTGGGAAGGACCTGGCCGCCAAGATCGAGGGCTTCAAGGAGATGATCGGCCGCGTCAAGCGAGCCTTTCCGAACGCTTCGGTCTTTGCCACCACCCTGCGCCAGGTGATGAATGCCAACAACCATATGTGGGGCGCGATCATGCTGGAGGGCGAGAATTGGCACGTCATCGAACCGCGTCCGATCACCGTCCTCGACCGGATCGGCGGCGGCGACGCCTTCGTCGGCGGCCTGCTCTACGGGGTCCTGAAGGGCTGGGAACCGGAGCAGTGGGTCCAGTTCGGCTGGGCCAGCGGCGCCATGGCCACCACCTTCCTGACCGACTACGCCCAACCCGCCGATGAAGAGCAGGTCTGGAGCATCTGGCAGGGGAACGCGCGGGTCAAACGGTAATTCCGGGCTTGCCGGAATGAATGAGGTAACAAACTGCCGTTGGAAAATTTTTGGTTGCAATGTTTTTCCATCGGTGGTAAATTATAAGGAGTAGCTTTTTGAGGAGGTGAAATGATGACCGCGCAAAGCTCGGTGAAGGGAATTTTGAGCCGGCTCGCCTATTGTGTAGCTTGTATTTCGCATTTTCAAGCGATCACAGGGAGGAGTCTGTCCAAAATTCATAACTTCGCTTGAGCAAGCCATCGTCATTTCCAAAATTTAGATTCGGATCGAAAACACCCGGGAGATTGCTTGCCCGGGTTTTGTTTTATAGTATAACGGAGCGCCGCGGCGCTCCCGATCGCTGCTCTAAAACCGCCCGGGCGGAATGGCTTGTTCAAAGCATGGATTCCCGGGTGGGAAGGAGCAATCATGATCGAGATCGCACTGAAAGATATTCATAAATCCTATGGCGCCAATCCGGTTCTGCAAGGGGTCAGTTTCGCGGTTCAGCGGGGCGAGCGGGTCGCGCTGCTGGGGGAGAACGGCGCCGGCAAAACCACGCTGCTGAAGATTCTCGCCGGCAGGGAGCATTGCGACAGCGGGGAGGTCGCCCTGCGCAAAGGAGCGACGCTGGGCTTTCTGGAACAGCTGCCGGAGCCGGCGGCGGGGGTAAAGGTCCGGGAGGTGCTGGAGTCGGCTTTCGCGGCGGCGCGCGCCATCGCAGCGGCCCTATCCCGCTGCGCCGCCCTGCTCGGCAGCGACCCGGCGCCGGCGCGGCTGGAAGAATACGGCCGGTTGCAAGCGCAGTTTGAAGCCCTCGACGGTTACGGTATCGACGAGCGGATGACCCGGGTCCGTCTCGGCCTGGCGATCGGCCAGGACTGGCTGGAGCGGGAATTCGACAGTCTGAGCGGCGGCGAGCAGACCCGGGTGCGGTTGGGCCGCCTGTTGCTTCAGGCCCCGACGCTGCTCCTGCTGGATGAACCCACCAACCACCTGGACACCGCCTCCTTGGAATGGCTGGAAGAGTTTCTCCAAGACTATCCCGGGACGGTGCTGCTGATCTCCCATGACCGGTATTTCCTGGACCGGGTGGTCAACCGGGTCGCGGATCTGAGCGGCGGCCGGGTCGAGCTGTATTCGGGCAACTTCAGCGCGTACCGGCGTGAAAAAGAGCAGCGCCAGCGGGAACGCCTGGAGCAGTACCAGTTGGAGCAGCGGGAGATCCGGCGCCTGGAGGCGGCAGCCCACCGGCTGCACGAATGGGCCAAGGCCGCCGACAATCCGGCCATGCACCGGCAGGCTTTCAATATCGAGAAACGGGCCGCCCGCATCGGTCAAACCGAGCGGCCCCTCGCCGCGGAAACGCTGCAAACCCGTTTTCGCTCCGCCGAATTCTCGGGCCAGGAGGTCATCGTCGCCCAAGGGCTGGTCAAAGCCTACGACGGCCGGCCGATCCTGAACGGATTGGATCTCCGGGTCCGGCAGGGGGAACGGGTGGCGATCTTCGGCGCCAACGGCACCGGAAAGTCGACCCTTTTGAAGGTCCTGACCGGAGCGGAGCCGCCCGATTCGGGCCAGGTGAGGATCGGGCCCAGCATCCGTTATGGCTACTTGCCCCAGGTGATCGCCTTTTCCGATCCGGCCGCCGGCGTACTGGAGCTGTTCCGGCGGGAACGGCGGCTCTCCGAGTATGACGCCAGGCGGATACTGGCGCGGTTTCACTTCCGGGGCGAGGCGTTGGCCAAAAAGGTCGCCGCCCTCTCCGGCGGGGAAAAAAGCCGCCTGAAACTCTGCCTGCTGATGCAGGATGAGCTGAACCTGCTGTTTCTGGACGAACCCACCAATCACCTGGACATCGCCTCCCGCGAATGGCTGGAAGCGGCGCTGGCGGAATTTCAAGGCACGATCGTTTTTGTCAGCCACGATCGATACTGGCTGAACCGTTTTCCCAGCCGGATCGCAGAATTCAGCGGCGGCAAGCTTCGTAATTTCATAGGCGGCTACGACGCCTTCCGCTCCTGTCAATCGGCCGGCGGCCCGGAGCCGGACCCGGACTCGGAACGGCAGCGCCAGCCGAAAAGTCCCGCCAAAGCTCCTACCGGGCCCCGGACGAAGCCGGTTCCGCCCGCGCTGGAACCCGATCTCGAACGGACCATCGCCGCCCGCGAGGCCGAGTTGGTCTTCATCGACCGGGAGATGCAGCTTTATAACGCCGACAGCCAGCGCTTGCAGGCCTTGTATCAGGAGCGCGAAACCCTCGCGGCAGAGCTGGAAGAGCTCTACCGGCGCTGGGTGGGCGCCAATCCCTGAAACAAACGGATACGATCCGTCCCGGCTCCATGGCGGGCCGGGATGGAATTCTTGCGAAAATCGTGGACGAAAAATGAAAAGGAAAGGGTTGAGACCATGGAAGCCAAGATCAGCTTAATTACGATCTGGACCGACGATATCGCGACAATGAAACAATTCATATAGGATGAAATAAATTTCTTTTTAAGATTTGCATTCCTAAAGCCGAATGCAAATGAACCAAAGCGGAATTTATTTCATCCTATTACAGCAGTAATAAGTTGAATTAAATCCTTTAAAATTTCCCATCATGGCCGGTCTTAGGGACATGATGCTTATTAGAAATTTAATTCAACTTATATACCAGGAAGTGTTGGGCTTTAAAATCCTGGTGTCAGGGGGCAATTATGTCGAGTTTGCCCATGAGGGGGTGCGGTTCGCGCTCTGCATGCGCAGCGTGATGCATGGTTACAGTGAACAGTTTCAAACGGCGGCCAGTGGCCAAATCGTGGAACTGGCCTTTCCTTGTGGGAGTCCGGCGGCGGTCGATCAGTGTTACGACGAACTGGTGGCCAAGGGAGCGGTGCCGGTCCGGGGACCGGAGAATATGCCGTGGCGGCAGCGGACCGCGTTTTTCGCCGATCCCGACGGCAATATCCACGAGATCTTCGCGGAATTGCCGGAATGAGGGGTTGATGCCCTTATGATGCGGAGCGGACGGAAACGATACCGTACCAAAAATCGGGGTACCGCATCTTCCCAAAAATGCCTGTCAGCGAAGGAATGACCTGATCTACCTGGAAAAACGGTATGCGCTCACCGCCGGATAACTTCCGGCAGGGCAGCCACCCCGTTGTATACTGCTTTTCCCTCAGGTTAAACTATGTCATGGACCCAACCGGAAAAGAAAGGGTACCTACCAGAAAGGCCATGGCATGGTAACGATTTTGTTTTACCCAGTTTACCTGACAATCACCTTCGTTTTAAGCCTGATCTTCGTTCCCAGGCGCGATTACAAGGAGTATCTCTGTTACGGCCTGATCACCGGGGGCTTGGGCGATATGGTCGTCGTCGCCCTTTTTCAGAATCTGTTCCACATCATCTGGTTCAAAAACGCCGGACTCTTTAATGTGCTGGGACAGAATTTTCTCTCCCCGCCGTGATGGACCTTTACGGTCATGCTCTTTTTGCGGTTCCTGCCGCGCCGCCAGCCTTTCTTCTACCTCTATATCCTCACCTTCGGCGCGTTCAGCGTCGGATACGGCCTCATGGTCAAGAATGCCGGCCTGTTCGACTTTCGGCCCTGGTTTTACCCGGTTTTCGCGTACCTCACTTTCCTCGGCTGGTGGTCCTTTGGCACCTGGCTCTTTCTAAAGACCAGTCCCTTAGCAAAAAACGAACCTTGAGAAAAAATTGATTCCATTTGGAGGTTCAGTCATGCCCCAATTCATCATTTTTCTGTCGCAACTCGACCGAGACAGCTTGCCTTTGGTGGGAGGAAAGGGAGCCAACCTGGGGGAACTGTTGAAATGCGACGGCATTCAAGTACCGTCGGGGTTTTGCGTGACCACGGAGGCCTATCGGACCATCCTGGAAGCGGGCTTGGAGGAGGCGGGGTTCTTCGCCGAGCTCGACCGGATGGAGCCCGGGGACGCCGCCGCTGCGGCCCAGCTGGGCGGGAGGATTCGCCAGTATATTGAGGGGACACCGATCCCCGCGGAGTTCATGAACCAATTGCGCGAAGCCGTGGAGCAGCTCGGCCGGGATGAGGCCTACGCGGTCCGTTCCAGCGCCACCGCAGAGGATCTGCCGCAGGCTTCCTTCGCCGGACAGCAGGATACCTATCTGAATATTCAGGGAATCGAGGAGCTGGCGCAACATATCCGCAAATGCTGGGCTTCGCTCTTCACCGACCGGGCCATCGTCTACCGGAATAAAAACCGTTTTGACCACAGGAAAGTGTTGTCGGCCGTGGTCGTACAGCAGATGATCGTTCCCGAGGCGTCAGGGATCCTGTTTACCGCCGATCCGGTCAGCGGCAACCGCAATGTGATCTCCATCGACGCCGGCTTCGGCCTGGGCGAGGCGCTGGTCTCCGGCAAAGTGAACGCCGATCTCTATAAGGTGCGCAAAGGCCGGATTATCAAGAAACAGATCGGCGATAAGCGGATTGCCATCTTCGCCCGGCCCGGCGCCGGAACGGTCGAGGAGGAGCTGCCGGAGTATCTCCGGACGCGGCCGGCGCTCTCCGACGAACAGCTCATCAAGCTGGCGGAGATCGGCAAGGCCATCGAGGCGCATTTCGGGGCGGCCCAGGATATCGAATGGTGTTTGGCGGGCGGCGAGTTTTATATCGTTCAGAGCCGGCCCATCACCACCCTCTACCCTCTGCCCGAAACCGGCGACGACCGGCCCCGCGTCTGGCTGTCATTCGGCCATGCGCAGATGATGACCGATCCCATCCGGCCGCTGGGAATCTCCATCCTGAAGCGGCTCATGCCCCCGAGTTATGAAATGGCCGCGTCCGGGGGGCGGTTGTATCTGAATTTCACCGAATACCTGACTAGCCGGGTCGGGCGGACCATGGCCAAATCATTCGGCAAGACCGATCTGTTAACGGGAAGCGCCATCGACGAGCTCATGAAAAGGCGCGAGTTTGTGGCGACCCTGAAAGAAAAGGGCAAACGCCAGGGATACGGTCAGATGAAAAAAATGATCCTGCCGATGATCGCCGGGACGCTGGGAACCATGGCTGCCGCCACGCCGGGCGAAGGCCTGCCGCAATTGCGCGAATCGGCCATGGCCATCGTGGCGGAGGTCCGGAGCCGGCTCGAGCAGCTTTCGGGCGAAGCCAAGCTCCGCTTCATCGAAGAGCAGGCGGGAATGACCATGGGACGGATCATGGAAGAGATGATGCCGCCGCTCGTGGCCGCTTTCTTTGCGTTGGACCTGATCACCCGCTTATCCCGGCGCTGGCTCGGCGACGCGCCGGAGCTGGCCGATCTCGTCAAATCCCCGCCGGGGAACATCACCAGCGAAATGGGGCTGGCCCTGGGCGATCTGGCGGACGTGATCCGGGAGTATCCGGCGGTCATCTCCTACCTGCGGCAGGCCGAGGAGGATACCTTTTGGCCGGGGCTCGATGCCTGCGACGGCGGCGGCGTGGTCCGTTTGGCCTTCACCGATTTTTTACGCCAGTACGGCATGCGTTGCCCGGGCGAGATCGATCTCACCCGGCCCCGCTGGCGCGAGCAGCCGACGCAGCTCATTCCGGCCATTCTCAGCCATATCCAAAGCATGGCCCCGGGAGAGCACCGCCGCAAATTCGCCGCGGGGGAGGCGGCGGCCGGCGCGGCGGCGGAGGCCATCCTGGAACGGTTGGAAAAATCCACCGGCGGCGCGGTCAAAGTGAGGATCATGGCCAGGCTGATCCGGGTGTACCGCGCCTTGATCGGGTTGCGCGAATACCCGAAGTATTTCATGATCTCGCTGTTCGATGTCTTTAAGAAGGCGCTGCTGGAGGAGGCCGAGGAACTGGTGCGGCAGGGCGCGCTGCGGCGGGCGGAGGATGTCTACTATCTGTTCCTGGAGGAGTTGGAGGAAGCGATCCGCACCGGCCGGGTCGACCAGGGCCTGATCGCGGAGCGGAAGGAAGAATACAAAGAATACGAACGGCTGACGCCGCCGCGTTTGATGACCAGCGAAGGCGAGGTGCTTTCCGGGACCTACGAAGGGCAGGATGCGCCGGAAGGGGCGCTGCTCGGCACCCCGGTGTCGTCCGGGGTCATTGAGGGCCGGGCCCGGGTGATCATCAAACCGGACGAAGGAAGCCTCGACAAAGGGGACATCCTGATCGCGCCCTTCACCGATCCCGGCTGGACCCCGTTTTTCGCCTCCGCCAGCGGACTGGTCACCGAGATCGGCGGCCAGATGACTCACGGCTCGGTGATCGCCCGGGAATACGGGATCCCCGCCGTGGTCGGCGTGGAGGAGGCCACCCGGCTCATTCGGGACGGCCAGTGGATCCGGGTCAACGGCAGCCAAGGCTATGTCGAATTGCTGGAGTAGGCGGGGCTGGAAACCGGGCGGTTCCACGGGCAAGGTTTGGCAAGGAAAATCCGGGGCGATGGCGTATTGTATAAGCGATTGCCAAATCAAGGGATCGGGGAGTGAAACCCTATGTCTAAGCGGAGCGTTAGAAGAATCGCCCTCATCGTCCTCGGTTTTTCCGTTCTGGTGTACCTGAATAACAGTTCCTGGACGGCCCGGCCCCGGGCCGTCCGGCCATGGCTCCTGGCCCACCGCGGGCTGGCCCAGACCTTTCATACCGAAGGTTTGACCAACGAGACCTGCACCGCCCGGCGGATCGATCCGCCGGAACATCCCTACCTCGAAAACACCATCCCCTCCATGGCCGCGGCCTTCGCGGCCGGCGCCGACGTCGTCGAGCTGGACATTCAGCCGACGCGGGACGGCTGGTGGGCGGTTTTTCATGACTGGACCCTGGATTGCCGGACGGACGGCCAAGGCGTGACCCGCGAGCATACCCTGGCTGAATTAAAGGCGCTGGACATCGGCTACGGCTATACCGCGGACAACGGCAAGACCTATCCTTTCCGGGGCAAGGGGATCGGCTTGCTGCCGACGCTCCCGGAAGTATTGGCGCGTTTTCCGGAGCGCGCTTTTCTGATCCACATCAAGAGCAACGATCCGGCCGAAGGCCGCCTGCTGGCTCGCTACCTGAAGACGCTGCCGCCCCCGCGGCGCGCCCGCTTGGCGGTCTACGGGGGCGACCAGCCCATTGCCGCGCTGCAGCGCGGGCTTCCGGAGCTGCGGGTCATGTCGAGGGCGAGCTTGATCCGGAGCCTGCTCTCCTACATGGCGCTGGGCTGGACCGGTTATGTGCCGGCGGCCTGCCGCGATACGGAGATCCACCTTCCCGTGAAGTTCGCGCATTGGCTATGGGGTTGGCCCAATCGCTTTCTCGAACGGATGGCTGCGGCCAATACCCGGGTGATCGTCGTGGCGGGGAGCGGCGAGTTCTCCGAGGGCTTCGACACGCCGGAGTCCTTGAAACAGCTGCCCCCGGATTACTGGGGCGGAATCTGGACCAACCGCATCGACTGCATCGCGCCGCTCTTCCGGACGGGAAAGCGCGGGATGGCGGGGGGACGCTCCGCCAGTCGCTAGGATCGAACGGTGCCCTCCCGGGACGAAGCGGCTCCCTGGGCCTCGGCCTGATAAGCCGCGATGTAGTCTAGGCCCCATTGGCACATCGTGGCCAGGATCGGCAGGATGCTCTTGCCGGACTCGGTGAGGGAATACTCCACCCGCGGCGGCACCTGGGTATAGACATGCCGGTAGACCAGCCCGTCCTCTTCCAACTCCCGCAGCTGCTGGGTGAGCATCTTTTGCGTAACTTGGGGCATCCCCTTGCGCAATTCGCTGAAACGCAAGGTCTTGTCGCCCAAATGCCACAGGATCAGCGACTTCCACTTGCCGCCGATCAGCGCCAGGGTCAATTCCATGGAGCATTGATAACGGATGTTTTTAAATTGGATCACCAAAAACTTCCTCCTTTCCGAAATGAGTTCGCAACGAAGCGGATTCACAAATCTCCATTCCATGTTGATGGTTTCTCGATGGATACTATGATACAAAAAAGTAGGTTCTTGATTATTTCGGTTATAGTATCTATGATTATATCAAAGAAAGCGTTTTTTGAAAATGTTTCCTTTGCGGGAGCGGACGCCGGAAGGCGGACCGGCTCTTCGGAAGCCTGGGGAAGGGCCTCCGGAGCCGCCGGCAATCCCGCCGGAGTCCCGGGCGGAGCTTCCGAACCGTCCGGAGGAAGTGCCGCGGGACCGGGCGGTCCTTCCGGAAGCTTCGGCGGAACGTCCGGACTCCGGCGCCAGCCTTCCGGAGCCTGCGGCGGTCCCGCCGGGGAACTTGGCAGCGGTTCCGGGCTTCATCCCGCCCGCACGGGAGGAAAGGGCGGGATGGGCCCGCATAAAACAGGAATGGAGGAATCACGCCTATGAAAGTGGTGGCTTTTAACGGGAGTCCCCGGGTCGACGGCAACACCGCCCAGAGCATCCAAATTGTCTTTGCAGAGTTGCAAAAGGCGGGCATCGAGACGGAACTGATCCAGCTGGGCGGCAAGAAGGTCTTCGGCTGCCTGGCCTGCGGCAAATGCTGGGATAGCCGGGACATGCGCTGTGCCCGGAAGGATGACGCCATCAACGACCTGATCCAGAAGATCAGCGCGGCCGACGGGATCATCATCGGCTCGCCGACCTATTTCAGCAATGTCTCCACCGAGGTCAAGGCGCTGATCGACCGTTGCGGCTTTGTCAATAAGGCCAACGGCGGGGCACTGCTCCGGGGCAAGGTCGGCGCCGCGGTGGTGGCGGTACGCCGCGCCGGGGCGACCTTTGTC contains:
- a CDS encoding winged helix-turn-helix transcriptional regulator; this translates as MIQFKNIRYQCSMELTLALIGGKWKSLILWHLGDKTLRFSELRKGMPQVTQKMLTQQLRELEEDGLVYRHVYTQVPPRVEYSLTESGKSILPILATMCQWGLDYIAAYQAEAQGAASSREGTVRS
- a CDS encoding glycerophosphodiester phosphodiesterase family protein — encoded protein: MSKRSVRRIALIVLGFSVLVYLNNSSWTARPRAVRPWLLAHRGLAQTFHTEGLTNETCTARRIDPPEHPYLENTIPSMAAAFAAGADVVELDIQPTRDGWWAVFHDWTLDCRTDGQGVTREHTLAELKALDIGYGYTADNGKTYPFRGKGIGLLPTLPEVLARFPERAFLIHIKSNDPAEGRLLARYLKTLPPPRRARLAVYGGDQPIAALQRGLPELRVMSRASLIRSLLSYMALGWTGYVPAACRDTEIHLPVKFAHWLWGWPNRFLERMAAANTRVIVVAGSGEFSEGFDTPESLKQLPPDYWGGIWTNRIDCIAPLFRTGKRGMAGGRSASR
- a CDS encoding flavodoxin family protein, translated to MKVVAFNGSPRVDGNTAQSIQIVFAELQKAGIETELIQLGGKKVFGCLACGKCWDSRDMRCARKDDAINDLIQKISAADGIIIGSPTYFSNVSTEVKALIDRCGFVNKANGGALLRGKVGAAVVAVRRAGATFVYSAINFFFGIAEMIIPGSSYWNLTVALEPGEVQQDGEGIETFRTLGRNMAQLLQQLQAGRKA